From one Geoalkalibacter halelectricus genomic stretch:
- the hisS gene encoding histidine--tRNA ligase, with the protein MSITGIKGMNDILPGEVETWQYLESAARKVFALHGFSEIRVPVVEKTELFCRSIGETTDIVEKEMYTFCDKGGTSLTLRPEGTASVMRSFIQHKLHALDPVAKLYYLGPMFRYERPQKGRYRQFHQIGAEAVGVDDPRIDAQILAMLQHFFDEIGLDDLDLQVNSLGCPQCRPPYRAQLVSFLEERLGDLCEDCRRRYTTNPLRVLDCKATGCGEATAAAPAMLDHLCGQCDGHFAAVRLHLEDIGTRFSINQRMVRGLDYYTRTTFEMVTANLGAQNAVAAGGRYDGLVRELGGPALPGIGFAMGVERLVLLLGRDRCAPQTPDIFLAALGEAAQRRVFSLMHDLQRQGLRAEIDYQGRSLKAQMRRADKLGAARVLIVGEDELARGVGQLRNMADSSQAEIALEDLSRLLASGR; encoded by the coding sequence CCCCGGCGAGGTTGAAACCTGGCAATACCTGGAGAGCGCGGCGCGCAAAGTCTTTGCCCTGCACGGCTTTTCCGAGATTCGTGTTCCCGTGGTGGAAAAAACCGAATTGTTCTGCCGCTCCATCGGTGAAACAACGGACATCGTCGAAAAGGAAATGTACACCTTCTGCGACAAGGGCGGCACCTCGCTGACTTTGCGCCCCGAAGGCACGGCCTCGGTCATGCGCTCTTTCATCCAGCATAAGCTTCATGCCCTGGATCCGGTGGCCAAGCTCTATTATCTGGGGCCTATGTTTCGTTATGAAAGGCCGCAGAAGGGGCGCTATCGTCAATTTCACCAGATCGGGGCCGAAGCCGTCGGTGTGGATGATCCGCGCATCGACGCGCAGATTTTGGCCATGTTGCAACATTTCTTCGACGAAATCGGCCTCGACGATCTGGATCTCCAGGTGAATTCCCTCGGCTGTCCCCAATGCCGACCGCCGTACCGTGCGCAGCTGGTGAGTTTTCTTGAAGAGCGTTTGGGCGATCTGTGTGAGGATTGTCGCCGGCGCTACACCACCAATCCGTTGCGCGTGCTGGATTGCAAGGCCACGGGCTGTGGAGAGGCAACGGCCGCCGCGCCGGCCATGCTCGACCATTTGTGTGGGCAATGCGATGGGCACTTCGCGGCGGTGCGCCTGCATCTTGAAGACATCGGCACCCGTTTCAGCATCAATCAGCGCATGGTGCGCGGCCTTGATTATTACACGCGCACCACTTTTGAAATGGTGACGGCAAATCTCGGGGCCCAGAACGCCGTGGCCGCGGGCGGCCGGTACGACGGCCTGGTGCGTGAGTTGGGCGGGCCGGCCCTGCCGGGGATCGGTTTCGCCATGGGGGTGGAGCGGCTGGTTCTGCTCCTGGGGCGGGATCGCTGCGCTCCCCAGACGCCTGACATATTCCTTGCCGCCCTGGGGGAAGCTGCCCAGCGGCGTGTTTTCTCCCTGATGCACGATCTGCAGAGACAAGGGCTGCGCGCTGAAATTGATTACCAGGGGCGCAGCCTCAAGGCCCAGATGCGCCGCGCCGATAAGCTCGGTGCCGCCCGGGTGCTTATTGTCGGAGAGGACGAACTGGCGCGCGGGGTCGGGCAGTTGCGCAATATGGCCGATAGCAGCCAGGCGGAAATCGCCTTGGAGGATCTGTCTCGCCTCTTAGCGTCAGGCCGGTAA
- the aspS gene encoding aspartate--tRNA ligase, giving the protein MNDILGDWKRTHYCGHLTAEHIGSEVCLMGWVQRRRDHGGLIFIDLRDREGIVQLALDPDRDPEAHQKADRVRGEYVIAVKGEVSPRPQGTLNPKMKTGEVEIEVRELRILNSAKTPPFMIDEYSEVAENTRLKYRYLDLRRPALQRTLMLRHQVTRIVRDYFAGQGFLELETPFLTKSTPEGARDYLVPSRVNQGNFYALPQSPQLFKQILMVSGFDRYMQIVKCFRDEDLRADRQPEFTQIDCEMSFVDRDEVLSVMEGMIARVFREVVGAEVALPMPRMTYAEALERFGVDNPDLRFAMELVDISGLVRDGGFKVFTDAVQAGGLVKAMNIKGGATLSRKDLDDLGEFVKIYGAKGLAWIKVNADGWQSPITKFFSESEVAGIAEALKAEVGDLLVFVADTFRIANESLGRLRGHLGHKLGLIDKSAYKFVWVTDFPLLEWDGETRRHVAVHHPFTAPMDEDIPLLDSDPGKARAKAYDLVLNGSEIGGGSIRIHDSAVQSKMFELMGIGDEEARIKFGFLLEALEYGAPPHGGIAFGLDRLTMILAGTDSIRDVIAFPKTQKATCLMSEAPGEVDEKQLRELGIKLAVRPK; this is encoded by the coding sequence TTGAACGACATTCTTGGCGACTGGAAAAGAACCCATTATTGCGGACACCTGACGGCCGAGCACATCGGCAGCGAGGTCTGCCTGATGGGCTGGGTGCAACGGCGGCGCGATCATGGCGGTCTTATTTTCATCGATCTGCGCGACCGCGAAGGCATCGTGCAGTTGGCCCTTGATCCCGACCGCGATCCCGAGGCGCACCAGAAAGCGGACCGGGTGCGCGGCGAGTATGTCATCGCCGTCAAAGGCGAGGTGTCACCGCGCCCCCAAGGCACTCTCAACCCGAAGATGAAAACGGGTGAAGTTGAAATTGAAGTGCGAGAGTTGCGCATCCTCAATAGCGCCAAGACTCCCCCCTTCATGATCGACGAGTACAGCGAAGTCGCCGAGAACACTCGCCTTAAATACCGCTACCTCGACCTGCGACGCCCCGCTTTGCAGCGCACCCTCATGCTGCGTCACCAGGTCACTCGCATCGTGCGCGACTACTTCGCCGGCCAGGGCTTTCTGGAGCTTGAGACCCCCTTTCTGACCAAGAGTACTCCGGAGGGTGCGCGCGATTACCTCGTGCCCAGCCGCGTCAACCAGGGCAACTTCTATGCGCTGCCCCAATCGCCGCAACTTTTCAAGCAGATCCTCATGGTATCGGGATTCGACCGTTACATGCAGATCGTCAAGTGCTTCCGCGATGAGGATCTGCGCGCCGATCGCCAGCCGGAATTCACTCAAATCGACTGCGAGATGAGCTTTGTCGACCGTGACGAAGTTTTGTCCGTCATGGAGGGCATGATCGCTCGCGTGTTTCGAGAGGTTGTCGGTGCCGAGGTTGCGCTGCCCATGCCGCGCATGACCTATGCCGAGGCCCTGGAGAGATTTGGAGTGGACAACCCCGATCTGCGCTTTGCCATGGAACTCGTCGATATTTCCGGTCTGGTTCGCGATGGCGGCTTCAAGGTTTTTACCGATGCGGTTCAGGCGGGCGGGCTGGTCAAGGCCATGAACATCAAGGGCGGAGCGACGCTGTCGCGCAAGGATTTGGACGATCTGGGAGAATTCGTCAAAATCTACGGCGCCAAGGGGCTGGCCTGGATCAAGGTCAATGCGGACGGCTGGCAGTCGCCCATCACCAAATTCTTCTCCGAGAGCGAGGTGGCGGGCATCGCCGAGGCTCTCAAGGCCGAGGTGGGCGACTTGCTGGTCTTTGTCGCCGATACCTTCCGCATCGCCAACGAATCTCTTGGGCGCCTGCGCGGACATCTCGGTCACAAACTCGGCCTGATCGACAAGAGTGCCTACAAGTTCGTCTGGGTGACGGATTTCCCTCTGCTTGAGTGGGACGGTGAAACCCGCCGTCATGTGGCGGTGCACCATCCCTTCACGGCGCCCATGGACGAGGATATTCCTCTGCTTGACTCCGACCCCGGCAAGGCGCGCGCCAAGGCTTATGACCTGGTTCTCAACGGCTCGGAAATCGGCGGAGGCAGCATTCGTATCCACGACAGCGCGGTTCAGAGTAAGATGTTTGAATTGATGGGGATCGGGGACGAAGAAGCACGGATCAAATTTGGCTTTCTGCTCGAAGCCCTTGAATACGGCGCGCCGCCCCATGGTGGTATCGCCTTCGGCCTCGACCGTCTGACGATGATTCTTGCGGGCACCGATTCCATCCGTGACGTCATTGCTTTTCCCAAGACCCAGAAGGCGACCTGCCTCATGTCCGAAGCCCCTGGGGAGGTGGATGAAAAGCAACTGCGCGAACTCGGCATCAAATTGGCCGTGCGGCCCAAATAG